Part of the Lolium rigidum isolate FL_2022 chromosome 6, APGP_CSIRO_Lrig_0.1, whole genome shotgun sequence genome, aaaccttaagtgtgtcaccctacggttcgagaactatgtggacatgatcgagactcctctccgatcaataactaatagcgggacctggagatccataatagctcccacatattcaacgataactcagtgatcgattgaaccatttacatacgataccgattccctttgtcacgcgatactttacttgtctgaggttcgatcatcggtatcttcatacctagttcaacctcgttaccgacaagtactctttacttgttaccgtggtatgtcattgtagggattcgtagcatagaaaacaaaaattttcctaccgcgagaacgcaatccaagccaagatgcaatctagaagacgggagcaacgaggggatgatcaagactaacccttgaagatttccaaagcctataaaagtaggctcttattgctgcggtagacgatcacttgccacttgcaaaagcgcgtagaagatcttgatcacggtgccacgatcgggcagcacctccgtactcggtcacacgttcggtgttgatgaagacgacgtccttctccccgttccagcgggcagcggaagtagtagctcctccttgaatccggcagcacgacggcgtggtggcggtggcggtggagatctccgacggagcttcgctaagcgtgcgggagaagaggaggagagagggggcggctagggtttgggagagggggtggccggccacctaggggtgcggccaagctatgggcttgtggtggtcagccccctctcctatgcccctcattatataggtggaagccccaagagttgtagtccaagtcttcgaataagaccccaacaacaaaacctcccataggtgggaaacctactcaaggggaaatcccactcaaggtgggactcccaccccttccttggggggttggccggccacccttggggagtccaccttggactcctcccctttagggttggctggccatgcaaggtggagtcccttccatggtgatttcttccggacttttctagaaccttctagaacctgccataaatgcaccggatcatttccaaacttggaatatgacttcctatatatgaatcttattctccggaccattccggaactcctcgtgatgtccgggatctcatccgggactccgaacaaatattcgaactccattccatattcaagttctaccatttcaacatcaaaccttaagtgtgtcaccctacggttcgcgaactatgtggacatggttgagtactctctccaaccaataaccaatagcgggatctggagatccataatggctcccacatattcaacgatgacttcagtgatcgaatgaaccattcacatacaataccaattccctttgtcacgcgatattttacttgtccgaggtttgatcatcggtatcactctataccttattcaacctcgtctcctgacaagtactctttactcgtaccgtggtatgtggtctcttatgaacttattcatatgcttgcaagacattagacgacattccaccgagagggcccagagtatatctatccgtcatcgggatggacaaatcccaccgttgatccatatgcctcaactcatactttccggatacttaatcccacctttataaccacccatttacgcagtggcgtttggtgtaatcaaagtacctttccggtataagtgatttacatgatctcatggtcataaggactaggtaactatgtattgaaagcttatagcaaataacttaatgaagtGATctaatgctacgcttaattgggtgtgtccattacatcattcatataatgacataaccttgatattaataacatccaatgttcatgatcacgaaaccatgatcatctattaatcaacaagctagttaagaggcatactaggaactccttgttgttcacataacacacatgtatcaatgtttcggttaatacaattatagcatggtatttaaacattatcataaacacaaagatatataataataaccattttattattgcctcttgggcatatctccaacagtcatctcttgtgacctagtcacatgcttgcaggctaattagacgacattccaccgagagggcccagagtatatctatccgtcatcgggatggacaaatcccacttttgatccatatgcctcaactcatactttccgaatacttaatcccatctttataaccacccatttacgcagtggcatttgatgtaatcaaagtacccttccggtataagtgatttacacgatctcatggtcgaaggacttggtaactatgtatcgaaagcttatagcaagttgaacttaatgacttgatctcatgctatgcttactatgggtgtgtccatcacatcattcacatgctatgcttactatgggtgtgtccatcacatcattcacctaacggtatgatctttttattaataacatccgatgttcatgatcaggaaaccatgatcatctattaatcaacaagctagttaaatgagaggcttactagggactctggttgtttacacaacacacatgtattaatgtttccggttaatacaattatagcatggggtgtaaacatttatcatgaacactaagatataacaataacaaatttattattgtctctcgggcatatctccaacagctgcAATTGAGATCTTTCAGTGTAAGAGGGGATGCTACTAAGAAAAATGCTTCACACCGTTAGATTTGCTTCATGATTCAAGCTAGTCATGAATTTCAACATGGGTTGCACTTGAGATTTGATGAGGTCATCTGAATGAGAACTAAGTTAATTCTTACACATCCATTGGCGGAGTTACATAGGCCCAATGGGGTGCACCGGATACTGGTTCATGATTTTTTTATTTATATAGCAGTTCTTGTCCACCGTGTGTGCACCCCTATGGATGGAACCTGTGAAACCCCATcagccagtgtgcagcccagacgGTGAAGCCCAACTGCCCAAATGGAAATTGATGTCTCTTGTCTAGCTGCTGTAATGCATGAAACTAAATTCCTCGGAATACACACACCGCACTAGACACAACTCTCGCCTGGTCTTTGACGAAGTGGCTAGGCGACGGTAATGCATATTCCAATCGTACCCCTCATCTCCCCCTGGACCTGCTTGTCACCGACTCCCATGCTCCCCGGCCGGTGCATGGCCTCCCGATACACCGCTCCGCTGCGGACAAAGCCGGCCGCTCATAATTCCTCTTTCTCGCTATCACGTGCTCCCGTCCAACGGTCGGTCTGTGTCCCAGCCAAGGTGCAAGACAATACCCAATTGCTTGTTCAATTTCACTCACAAAAAAGCTTCAATTCATCAAATTTTAAAGACTAGGAGGTACTATTAGCATTACTTCTCTGTATGCTTGTTCAGTTTCACTCAAGATTTACACAACTCAATCTGATTTAGGTTACGTCACCGAACTGTTACTATTTTGTTTGTCTGGTGGCCACACTCTATCAATTTGCAGATAAGGTCTTCATGGATTGGTTTGTACTGAAACGgaaatctccatcaacaccaagcCCTTTAGCTCCAGCGTATATGTATTGGGAAGATGAGATTTAGTTTGACcctgtcaaaataaaaaaaacatcaaGTAGTATTGGGCTAATcaaaaggatgtggtaagaagaaAATACTTGTAGAATGGGACTTTGCCAACCTCGACTTATGATATTCCATTGATACTGGTTGGGGACATAATGGAAGGTTTAATCCGGCATGGTTTGATGAGTATGTGAGCTAGATCAAGTGTAGTGAGTCCAAGGATAAATCATATTTCTTTTTTTGCTTCTTGTTTAGGGGCCGCAATAAGGAAGGGGTTGGTTATGACACATCTGTTATTGAAGGTTGGAATAGTTGAAGCAAAAAATAATTAGACTGAAGAACATGTTGGATGTATTGATCGATATTGTTCACTATCAGGTAATGAAAGATTGTGATGCTTTATTAAaacaagaccaacacattgatgtAGATATTCAGAGATCAAGTGATAATGCCAAGAGGCTAATTATACTCATGTAAATGGCTAAGTTGGTGTTGCAAGATTGTGCATAAACAAGGCTTGGCGTTGTGTGGTCATAACGAGTCGAAGAATTGTTTAAACAAGGGTAACTTCTTAGAAACCCATCATATGTTAGCAGAGCATAATCTAGAATTATGCAAGGCTGTGAATTTCGATAGTGCAAGAAAATGTATCATGTTGTTTCCTGAAGTCTAGAAAGATATTGCTAGTTGTTTTGCAAAGGAATTGAAGGCAATTCTTCAATAAATTGTACATGGTGTGTTTTTCTTGCTTGTTGATGAGTCTAGAGACATCTCATGTATATAACAAATGAAAATGGTGTTGCGCTATGTTGATAGTTTGGAATAGTGAAGGAGAGCTTTGTTGGTCTTATTCATGTCAAAGAGACAACTTCTCTGTTTGCCGAATATAAGTCGAGATTCAAGCAAGTTAGAGGCCATGGTTATGATGGTACAAGTAACTTGCGAGTTGAATTCAATGGCTTCAAATCATTGATCTTGAGAGAAATTAGCACAACTTACTATGTCCATTGTTTTTCTCACCAGCGTCAGCTAGTTGTGTTGTGGTGGTAGTAATTTCTATAGAATGGTTTCTACCTTGCTGGATGTGGTGGGTGGATTAGCTAAGCGAATGGACATGATTCGAGACATTAATCTCAAAAAGTGAGTAAGGCCTTAGGTTGTGAGCAACTTGTAACCGGGCAGGGATTAAACCAAGAGAAATGCCTTAAAAGACGGGGgggggggcactcgttggagctcTCATTATCAAACAATGAAAAGCTTGCTCAACTTGTTCCCAACAATTATCGAAGTGTTAAAATTTGTGGAAGAAGAGGACACATAGAGATCAAGCATTGAGTCTTTTAATGTACTTTTACTCAGTTGATTTTGTGTTATATTTGCAGCTCATGTTGACTATTTTGATAGTAACACATATCTTTTCACGAACACTTCAGCGTAAAGATCAAGACATAGTGAATGCTATGAAGTGTGTGAAATCAACAATAAgttacttagttgagcttagaaaACATGGGTGGGAACCTCTACTTGGTGAAGTGTTTGCATTTTGTGATAAACATGATCTTGAAAAGTTGGAAATGTAAGAAGCCTATGTTAATCCAAAGAACAAAAGCCAAAGCACTGGACTTACCAACAAGCaccattttcaagttgattctttcaatgacgttCTTGATTGGCTAGTTCAAGAACTTGATGGTCGCTTCAATAAGATAACCTCTAACTTGTTTTTTTGTTCTACATCTTTGTGTCCAAGAGACCCCTTCCATGATTTTAATTCAGATAATTTGATTAGTTTTGCTAAACTTTATCCCGAAGACTTTGATTCTCGAGAATTGAGGGACCTTAGTCATAATCTTTGTCTCTACAGATGTGAAAATAGATGAGATATTCCCCAATATACAAACAATTGTTGAGTCTTCTAGGATATTGGTAGAAATGAAAAATATTCATGCTATCCTTTTGTCTACCGACTATTGAGACTAGTACTAGTATTGCGTGTTGCCACTGCCGCAGTTGAGACATGTGTTTTGGCAACGAAGATAATGAAAACATATTGGCGCAATCTCCTTGATGATGGAAGTTTGAGTGGTAATGTTATTTGCTATGTGAAGAAATAAGAAATAAATAATGTCGCTAATAATCCGGTGGTTGATCGCTTCATGAAAGTAAGAGGCCGTAAATTCTAAATGCTGGTAACATGTCCACTTAACCACATTAATCTATTCATTGTACTATTTTGAGTTCTTAGAAGTTCATCTACATTCATTTTGTTTTACATGTTATTGGTAGACATGGACAAACCGTGTTTTTTGTGAAGGCGTCCGGGAAACCATATTTTATCAGTCAATGCCAAATTTTGTTTTCCAGTTTACCGTAGTCAACCAAAATTGTCAAATATCAAAGAATTCTCCATGTTTTTATTAGTACTTTGCTAGCCACTTTtctattattgtcctattatgttGACTCGGTTTTGTATGGGAAAGTATGTGTGCTCAAATCGGCTGCATATATACTTCTTAATTTAGTGTACTGTTTGGCTAGAAAATTTGTACATTTTTTTGTGCGTGGTAATCTTGTGCACCCTGGACCAGTTTGTTGTAGCTCCGCTGCGGCAGACACCAATATTTCTCTTACTATAGTACATGGACGAGATCATTCAACAAGGGAAGAGATTGATCAAAACAGAGCCAAGCTATTCTCAGGCATGCATGCAAGGATTAAATTAAAACTGTACAACTGAACCGGACAACAACAGGAGGGcgtacgacacgacacgacagaaGCAAACTAAGATGGCACGACCAGACCCTTGAACATGAAGTAAACTGACGAAACATAGAAGATCGAGATGATCGATAATCAATCGGGACGTAGACGCTGGCCTGGCCTTGCATGCATGCAGATGCAGTGCGGACATCGATCATCCTCTCCCTGCTGACATGGGAGTCAGGAAAGAACTCATCGGAGACGGGACAGGACTGGCAGCCCACTGCCAAGCGAACCCCGCACCCAGATCGAAGGGCTGCATCACGTCATCGCCAGCGCTGGTGCCGCTGCCGGCACCGTCATGGCTACCGTTTAAGCCACTGTAGACGACGGTGCTGAGGTCACCTCCCGATCCAGAACTCACCATTTCGAGCCATCTCTCCTGCACCGGCGGCGCGTGAACCTGGTACATCGCCGGGGCCCCCATGTCTGCGCCACCGGAGAGGTAGGCATCCGGCGACGGCTGCGCCTGGCGGGAAGGCTGGTAGAGGGACCGGAGGCTTCGGATCTTCGTGATGCGGTCGCCGATGCTCTTGAGGAGCACCTCCACCTTCCAGCCCACGCTGGTGAGCTCCTCGATCGAGAGCCCCTCGAGGCCTGGGAGGTTTCCCACC contains:
- the LOC124663710 gene encoding agamous-like MADS-box protein AGL80; this encodes MARKKVTLQYIPNDSTRRGTFKKRRRGLMKKASELSILCDVKACVVVYGEGESAPEVFPSPDEGLAILTQFKNMPELDQCKKMMNQEGFLRQRIDKLREQVHKSGRDCRDREIRYLLHKAMVGNLPGLEGLSIEELTSVGWKVEVLLKSIGDRITKIRSLRSLYQPSRQAQPSPDAYLSGGADMGAPAMYQVHAPPVQERWLEMVSSGSGGDLSTVVYSGLNGSHDGAGSGTSAGDDVMQPFDLGAGFAWQWAASPVPSPMSSFLTPMSAGRG